One part of the Acuticoccus sediminis genome encodes these proteins:
- a CDS encoding DUF927 domain-containing protein yields MNAMTGRPKKAARLVSDNTKPDGLPAGFQVRANGVDREEEAAEGATEWRWLCSPLRVVALTRDRSGEGWGRHTEIIDADGRTHTWSIPARMLAGDGAEMRAEFLDRGLRLASGARSKAAFSDLLSRWEPSARALKTDRLGWTDESCEAFILGDGRTLGDARIVFQHEHGNVAAATEMREAGTVAEWTENVASLCRGNPLLVLAVSAAFAGPLLELLGLDGGGIHLRGASSSGKTSAQRLAASVWGSPRFVSTWRSTSNGLEGIAASCNSTILVLDELGEVNGRDAGECSYMLANGSGRQRADRTGRARSPIRWRVMFLSSGEIGLADKMAEAGRRVKAGQQVRLLDIAADTRRFGAFDELHGRADGAEFADALRAATASHFGSAGPAFIGEILKDPTGVKATARTLIEEFRAQATAQQSLQSGQAERGVQRLGIVAAAGELATQFGLTGWDEGDSFAAAVTALELWINGRGGAGSDEAREAIERTRAFLTTHGPSRFERVNEADSNSGTAGDSFTAQRLPVLNRAGWATERHYYIAVDAWREIHAGADPSRAAKYLISAGWLDADTDGRLKRRTPHSVPNRPRAYAVRAQILGAGDDV; encoded by the coding sequence CGCTCTGACCCGTGATCGTTCCGGCGAAGGCTGGGGCCGTCACACCGAGATCATCGATGCCGATGGCCGAACGCACACATGGTCTATCCCGGCTCGGATGCTCGCTGGGGACGGGGCCGAGATGCGCGCCGAATTCCTCGACCGCGGGCTCCGTCTAGCATCCGGCGCCCGGTCCAAGGCCGCGTTCTCCGACCTTCTATCACGATGGGAACCATCCGCCCGAGCGCTCAAGACTGACCGCCTCGGTTGGACGGATGAAAGTTGCGAGGCGTTCATTTTAGGTGATGGTCGCACGCTGGGTGACGCTCGGATTGTGTTCCAGCACGAGCACGGCAACGTTGCTGCCGCCACAGAGATGCGAGAGGCGGGAACCGTCGCCGAATGGACTGAGAACGTCGCCTCGCTCTGCCGCGGCAACCCGCTGCTGGTGTTGGCGGTCTCTGCGGCCTTTGCCGGTCCGCTGCTAGAACTGCTCGGTCTCGACGGTGGTGGTATTCATCTGCGAGGCGCCTCGTCGAGCGGCAAGACTTCTGCTCAGCGTCTCGCCGCATCCGTCTGGGGCAGCCCACGCTTCGTCTCAACGTGGCGAAGTACTTCAAACGGTCTCGAGGGCATCGCGGCGTCCTGCAACTCGACGATCCTCGTTCTTGACGAACTTGGCGAGGTGAACGGGCGCGACGCTGGTGAATGTAGCTATATGCTGGCAAACGGCTCCGGCAGGCAGCGGGCGGACCGAACCGGGCGCGCTCGCAGCCCGATCCGCTGGCGGGTGATGTTCTTGTCCAGCGGCGAGATCGGACTTGCCGACAAGATGGCCGAGGCTGGCCGGCGGGTGAAGGCTGGGCAGCAGGTCCGTCTTCTCGATATCGCTGCCGATACGCGCCGGTTCGGAGCTTTCGACGAACTGCACGGTCGGGCGGATGGTGCAGAGTTCGCGGACGCACTGCGGGCGGCAACTGCCAGCCACTTCGGCTCCGCCGGGCCTGCGTTCATCGGCGAGATCCTTAAAGACCCCACGGGGGTAAAGGCGACAGCGCGGACCTTGATCGAGGAGTTTCGTGCCCAAGCTACCGCACAGCAGTCACTTCAGAGCGGACAGGCCGAACGCGGAGTTCAGCGGCTCGGTATCGTCGCGGCAGCGGGCGAGTTGGCTACTCAATTCGGTCTGACCGGATGGGACGAGGGCGACTCGTTCGCCGCAGCTGTGACGGCCCTCGAACTTTGGATCAATGGGCGGGGAGGGGCCGGTTCCGACGAAGCGCGCGAGGCCATCGAGCGGACCCGCGCATTCCTGACGACGCATGGACCGTCCCGCTTCGAGCGCGTCAACGAAGCCGATAGCAACTCCGGGACCGCGGGCGACTCATTCACAGCACAACGCCTCCCGGTCCTCAACCGGGCCGGCTGGGCCACGGAGAGGCACTACTACATCGCCGTAGATGCATGGCGCGAGATCCACGCAGGGGCGGACCCAAGCCGGGCCGCAAAGTACCTCATTTCGGCTGGTTGGCTCGATGCCGACACTGACGGGCGGTTGAAGCGCCGCACACCCCATTCCGTGCCTAACAGGCCGCGAGCCTACGCGGTTCGCGCGCAGATCCTGGGAGCTGGCGATGACGTATGA